One Setaria italica strain Yugu1 chromosome II, Setaria_italica_v2.0, whole genome shotgun sequence DNA segment encodes these proteins:
- the LOC101763990 gene encoding PHD finger protein rhinoceros → MASLVPGVLVKLLQHMNTDVKVAGEHRSSLLQVVSIVPALAGSDLFTNQGFYLKVSDSSHATYVSLPEEQHDLILSDKIQLGQFIHVDRLEAATPVPILRGVRPVPGRHACVGTPEDLVVTSSSNFHGSKKAQPTNGLKDASSLSLEKETSKLEKINASRKPTGAENKKPMLTKSNSSLSKQALNGIGGKKESVKSKVKPAITRSTPSSPTSVYSLPASFDRFSNDLKQRNKVKGAEKASSSRLSLLEKAASVLKVTTAGRKSSASNPISSSVLSIGSGPKALRRSWEGNVDIKGKGNSESKTTKPDRKSDNKIPVTPRRKTPVDEKVSRKDDSVIQKAARKSTASAPSDDADKAVKKHTPTVKRTSGVLGNSNATNLVKIPPNSKKLTDTSTSWTSLPPSLAKLGKELLKYRESAQMAAVEAMQEASAAESLLRCLSSYAEVSSTAEEQNPQPAVEQFLTLHAALSRATVITDTLTKPTASVASPDRSAASDVGTVASTTDEEAAAVAAERRRRATSWVSAALATDLSAFGLYNLKPVPATVSSPLAVVVVDESSKPAAAAATVTKSSPSPKSRMSPAKGKARTGPGATAAAAALTTTPAPPEWERGGGADERGELARRLGEESRGWFLGFVERFLDADVAAAAPWDRERAARMLPQLKRVNDWLGEIGKRSEAPPPTLPDADGEAAAASTAPVAANGGLGVPEETIERLRKKIYEYLLTNVDSAAAMLGGGGGPTAPTNGKKG, encoded by the exons ATGGCTTCATTGGTGCCTGGTGTCCTTGTGAAGCTCCTGCAGCATATGAACACCGATGTTAAGGTCGCCGGCGAGCATCGGTCCTCGCTCCTTCAGGTTGTCAGCATTGTTCCAGCACTTGCCGGTAGCGATCTTTTTACCAACCAAGGATTCTACCTTAAGGTGTCTGATTCATCCCATGCGACCTATGTTTCCCTTCCGGAGGAGCAGCATGATCTCATCTTGAGCGACAAGATTCAGCTGGGCCAGTTCATCCATGTGGACCGCCTGGAGGCAGCCACTCCTGTTCCCATCCTTAGAGGAGTCCGGCCAGTTCCTGGTCGCCATGCTTGTGTTGGCACACCCGAGGATCTTGTGGTAACCAGCTCCTCAAATTTTCATGGCAGCAAGAAGGCACAACCAACAAATGGATTGAAGGATGCCAGCAGCTTGTCTCTAGAAAAGGAAACGAGCAAATTGGAGAAAATAAATGCTTCACGCAAGCCTACTGGAGCCGAAAATAAGAAGCCAATGCTCACCAAATCAAACTCTTCACTGTCGAAACAAGCTTTGAATGGGATTGGTGGTAAGAAGGAATCAGTTAAATCAAAGGTGAAACCAGCTATTACGAGGTCAACACCTTCGTCTCCAACAAGTGTCTATTCTCTACCTGCATCATTCGACAGATTCTCTAATGATCTGAAACAGAGAAATAAAGTAAAAGGAGCTGAGAAAGCATCATCTTCTAGGCTTTCCTTGTTAGAAAAGGCAGCTTCTGTTTTGAAGGTTACTACTGCCGGGAGGAAGTCCTCTGCCAGTAATCCGATCAGTAGCTCTGTGTTGAGTATTGGATCAGGGCCAAAGGCCTTAAGAAGAAGCTGGGAAGGAAACGTGGATATTAAAGGAAAAGGCAATTCAGAATCAAAGACAACGAAACCTGACAGGAAGTCTGATAACAAGATCCCTGTG ACTCCTAGACGAAAAACACCAGTGGATGAGAAAGTGTCACGCAAAGATGATAGTGTGATTCAGAAAGCTGCTAGGAAGAGCACCGCAAGTGCTCCTTCAGATGATGCCGACAAAGCAGTTAAGAAGCATACTCCTACTGTAAAGAGAACTTCTGGGGTTTTGGGCAACTCGAATGCTACAAATTTAGTCAAGATTCCTCCCAATAGCAAAAAGCTAACAGATACAAGCACTTCATGGACATCACTCCCTCCATCTCTTGCCAAACTAGGAAAG GAGCTTCTGAAGTACAGGGAATCAGCACAAATGGCTGCTGTTGAAGCCATGCAAGAAGCTTCTGCTGCGGAGAGCTTGCTCAGATGTTTAAG CTCGTACGCCGAGGTGAGCTCCACGGCGGAGGAGCAGAACCCGCAGCCGGCCGTGGAGCAGTTTCTCACCCTCCACGCCGCGCTCTCGCGGGCAACAGTGATCACCGACACCCTCACCAAGCCTACCGCCTCTGTGGCTTCACCGGACCGGTCGGCGGCCAGCGACGTGGGGACGGTGGCCTCCACCACcgacgaggaggccgcggcAGTCGCGGCCGAGCGCCGGAGACGAGCAACGTCATGGGTGAGCGCCGCTCTGGCCACAGACCTGTCCGCCTTCGGCCTCTACAACCTCAAACCAGTCCCCGCCACGGTCTCCTCGCCGTTGGCCGTGGTGGTCGTCGACGAGTCCTCGAAGCCGGCTGCGGCCGCGGCCACGGTTACGAAATCATCGCCGTCGCCTAAGTCGCGGATGTCCCCCGCGAAGGGCAAGGCGAGGACGGGCCCTGGCGCTAcggcggccgcagcggcgctgacgacgacgcccgcgccgccggagtgggagaggggaggaggcgcggacGAGAGGGGCGAGCTGGCGAGGCGGCTCGGGGAGGAGTCGAGGGGCTGGTTCCTCGGCTTCGTGGAGCGGTTCCTGGACGCggacgtggcggcggccgcgccatGGGACCGGGAGCGCGCGGCCAGGATGCTCCCGCAGCTGAAGCGCGTCAATGACTGGCTCGGCGAGATCGGGAAGCGCAGCGAGGCTCCTCCACCGACGCTGCCGGACGCGGACGGTGAGGCGGCAGCCGCAAgcaccgcccccgtcgccgcgaACGGCGGCCTAGGCGTGCCCGAGGAGACGATCGAGCGGCTAAGGAAGAAGATCTACGAGTATCTCCTCACCAACGTCGACTCCGCCGCCGCaatgctcggcggcggcggcgggccgacCGCGCCGACAAACGGGAAGAAGGGCTGA